cttcATCATAAATAGAGCTACTCTTTAGTATTACTACTagtcaatacaaaaaaatgaaaaattgaaaaagttccacaattcaaactatttttaaaaagaattaagtagataatttattaaaatcaaaccatgtaattattaaatatatatgaattaaaCGTTAGTGATTAAAAACGAAAGTTGAAGGTTTTTGTATCTATGATTGTCATTTGGgttaaataaaagaagaagtagtTGTCGATATTATATTTCtacaaatcatattaataaaaatatttgaaaatgttaatttctCGTGGCCTAACGACTATAAAAACTCTTAAAAATTTGAGAACAAATCCAGTTAATCAAATAGTACGTCATGGAGGTCATAGGTATTTTACACACTATACTTAGTATTCATAAACATTTAAGAACGTtatgtaattttgttattttactacattaaaatatttttagtgttAACTACCGATCGGGTGCTCCACCAGcttctaaaaatttaatttatgtagCAGAAGGTGTTCAAGGTTTTATGTGGTGGTGGATATTGTGGCATTTATGGACTGAACCCGATCATATTTTGGTAAGTAtagtataaatttaaaatcagtATTCTCATAATTAGGGAATATCGTTTTTTAGGGCGAATTTCCTTATCCGGATCCCACCAAGTGGACTAATGAAGAATTAGGAATTCCTagcgaataaaaaatattttgttatagtttgatttagtaaaaatataattttattaccattCGTTGATTTTTATGGGTTACTACCTGTGCTGTACAAAAAGTATTTTGGGAATTATACCAACTAAAATTGATAAACTCCCCCTGGacctaaaattttgtttttacacTTCATATGAGGTGTGGATCcaaggaaattaaaaaaaaaatttatttgaacaaaaaatacgaaaaaatgttttgtgtgCGGTCCAAGAAAAGTTTATTGCTAAATGCTTCCACGGGGTCCAGAGCATGATGTGTTAAGGATTTCTACAAAGTATGCTGATAACGACAGTCAGCATTGAGTGGTTGCACAGCCTCAAGTTTTCGACTATAACAAAGGCAAACCTTCTATAGATCCATCTCATCAAATGGCAAGTTACAACACTTCTTTGAGAAGGATGAATGTCCAGATTCtttataaaagaataacaaaagttttcaatttaaaagcaAAATTTACTAAAGATAGGTACAGGTAACGTGGAcgtagcaaaaataaaaaatactcatATATAACTTGAattgtgttgaaaaaaaaaaaaaatatatatatatatatatataaaggttttttgttttacaattgaagatcttgaaaaaaaatcaaattgtagGATAATTTTTCAAGGACTCAGAACGGTCCAACAAAACTGTAAAACACTTGAATATGGTCTCTGGGATGGTGTGGaaggtttaaaataaaataccttGTGTGGTCCATAGGCTGGGCTGTCGAGAAAGTTCATTTACGGGCCTATGGACCGCACCGGGGCTCAATGTGTTAAACATGTGAGGTATGAACAGATCAAATTGTTGGTTTAAGTGAGAAAAAATCGGTAAATATGAATTCTAAGTACACTATACGTTTCTAATGTTTCAaagttatttctttttattttatgtagCATTTGAAAGTGTGCATTATGAATTCTAACATTGTATTGGCTTTCTTAGAACAAGAGTTCATGAtacagaatttttagaaatttgagAATCAGATGTTTCTTTCAAACTATGATTAAAGGCTGTTAAAACCTGGTATCTACCTGATGATGTTTGGTTTCCTCATGTATATGTTGATATACATTCAAATCACCTGCACATCGAGAATTTACTAAATTTGAACCGGCGTTATATATTGTTGATACAGATATTAAACAATAACAGGGTTCAAGTAAGTAATGCCTGATATAACCTTCGTAAGTTTTGaacaaaattgtcggacagTAACAGTCAGTACGATTAGTTAACAGTATTGAAACATAATAGCTTAAcatgtaaaataaatatatttttatatgtgtagaattatcaaaatatgacaaataAAACAACTAAATTCCAGtacaaatttaaactttttcactTTTGCGTCATTTTTGCCAACTTGATGCCTTTTTATGTCAACTTTTACGTTGACATTTGTAATGAAAGTATGTGTATAATAAAGTGTTAGTGGAATCATTATTTGTGTATCAGGGGAAATTAGATTCTAAGCGTTGGTAATCATGTGGAATTGATGTAagatgtataaaataaaacagaacACATTCTTTAGAACCACGCTAGTGCACGTTCTTAATCACCAAACATACAGAActcataaaacaaacaaaaaaaggtaATTTGAATATCTTAGCTAAATGTTGTAATACAAGGAAAAACAAGGTTAGAAGAAGAATGTAGAAGAGCAGCCTAAAGGGATGATACAGCTGCAaatcaaagataaaaatatgaaaaaaaataccaaataaccaactttattacataattttacaagaattacTACAATGTTAGGCACGTTCTATCTAGGGCACATAGCATGTCTACCACCATCAACAGGAACAGTAGCTCCAGTGATAAAACTAGAATCCTCGCtagccaaaaaaataattgttctaGCAACTTCCTCAGGCTTACCGGGTCTACCTAAAGCATGAGTttcttgagtttttttcaaGAAAGCCTCATACTGTTCTTGGTTCATTCCTCCTGCAAAATCAAATGAGACATgccaattaaaaattggaaGATTCACTTACCTCGTTTATGAAGATTAGTTATAGTAACACCTGGATTTACACAATTCACCCGAACTTGCTTTGGCGCTAATTCTAAAGCAACACATCTAGTAAACTGATCCACTGCAGCTTTAGACATACAGTATGCTAATACTCCTGGAAATGCTCTTAGACCATTAACACTACTGACGTTAACGATACTGCCTTTTGATTTAATAAGGTGTGGTACAGCAAGCATAGAAAGGTGATACATTGATCTTACGTTGGTGTTCATCAATCTATCATACTGATCGAGAGTGGTGGTTTCAATGGTACCTACAAGTTTTTCTTTTGATGATTTCCTTATCATAATTTGGTTTacgaatatatttatttattacaaacatTCACCTGTTTCAAGAATACCAGCGTTGTTGATTAGAACATCTAGTTTTCCAAAATGTTCAATAGTTTTATCTACGATTGCTTTTGTATCTTTTTCATTGGTTAATTCCCCAGTTAGTAATAATGGAATAGATTTTGTAGAACAATCGGAAGCAACTTGTTTCAAGTTATCCATGTTTCTACCGGCTAGTGCGAGTGTCGCACCTAGACCAGCAAATTGCTTAGCGGTAGCGGCACCGATTCCTGAACTAGCACCtgttattaaaattacttttcctGCGAATGCCATTTTGAACcgatagtaataataatttgatatacgATCAAATGTTATTGACAAATATTGGTTATATTGGTGAGTTCAATAAGTTTTATCTTGTCACACTTGTTGATTAACTGTTCGTTTGTgctttcacaaaaaaatataaaagctggctttgaaaaatatttgatttcagattaatgaaaaaatttgtgaatttgttttttttattcgtagTGTACTAAAGTGATATAAAGGTTATCAGATTACGAAATGCCTAAATCTCCGTTAACGGGTTTCTAATAAGATATGGTTAGaatcaaatattgtttatttggtAATGTAAAATTGAACATATTCAGGAATAGtttaagacaaaaaaaatatgaataaatttcataacattttGATTTGCGCATATCAATATATAGTCACCGGCATAAAAAGTGAacacgaaattgtatttttctcaGTAAAAGTAGTAAAACCAccctttttatattaattaggGGTATCTGACTATTATAAACGCTTATCTACCTGATCCATCACTTATCAGTTAACCAACGTCAACGGGTATACATTTCCGTTAAaaacaaacaagaattctacCTGAAACGGACACAACAGTGATAAAGCTACTCAAACGGTCACACAAGGCCAGAGTTTACCATCGTTATCAAGAAACTggtaacatccattgaagatgCGGTTCTGGAAGACAAAGGTGAACACCCGAGAAATATGGCCGATTAATTGTCAGCACATTGCTAAGAAATTGTGCCGTCATTGATATTTAAGTTCAACAGAAGCTCAGAGAAACCCGAAGAGTGTCTGTGAGTGGCTAGACAATCAGAAGGAGACTTAAAGCAGCTAACATTGAGCCAAAAGGCCAGTTACTggccccaaattaaccccaaCCCACTGAGCAGTCCGTctacgatttgccagagaaTACGTTAATTGGACTGACGAACAACAAAGAAGAAATTCCGATAGCGAgctatatatattcaatttagcATTTTAAACCAAATAAACGTATTTTTGTATCTACAATCCATAAATTAgagattggaaatttttgataagTCGTTCTATACATTTAGAATTTTCACGGTAGCGGCAATGTTGATACTGATATGTATTATGGGCTGCCAATAATCAACCTCAAAGTATACTAACCTACGAAAGTGAACACCATAATACATCATTTTcaaagtttcttattttgtgGTTATATTCTagtgtattttaaaatattgtgcTAAATGAACGTTTTAATATGCCTTCCAAAGGGCCATTGGTTTGTTTAAAATGTGAAACAAATGAATCACCTCTCTGGAAGAACGCCGAGAATCTAGGAGCTATTTGTTTAGATTGTATTAATGAAGCAAAAGACAATTTAAAAACTGAATTAGAAAACGATGACGAACCGGACACGAAAATAAGTAAACGGAAATTGAGAGCTACAAGATCTTATAGGACGAGATTAAATCCTTTCGCTGTTCCAAAAATATCTGCGCCCAAAACAAGAGGTCGAAGAGCATTGTTAAAAAAAACACCTGTTAAAGCTCCAACGGCAGTAGCAACGACCGTTACAAGTGAATGGGTCTTTTATAAAGTgagtgtttatatttttaagttatTGTTGCAAAATTTCAACTGTTTGTAGGGACATTACATTCAAGTTGGAGATATTGTTTCTCTTAAAGATTCAGAAGGCGATAAATATTATGCTCAAATAAAAGCTTTGATGACTGATCAGTATTGTAATAAAAGTGCCGTTATAACGTGGTTACTTCCAACTCAAGAAAGTCCTCCACCAAATGAAACATTTGATGCTGCTACTTATATCATAGGTAATTGAaacattattgaaataattgtattattcaAGAAACATCGTCTGTAAAGCCCTAAAAtctctattttttcaataggCCCCGAAGAAGATATATCAAGAAATTTAGAGTCTATGGAATTTGTTATGCATGCTCCCTCGGATTATTATAAATCAAGAAACACTCCGTATCCTTCTCCATATGCAACAGCTGAACCTGGGTATATTTGGGCTTCAATTGACTCTTTAAAATCAATTGGATGAGTTTTATGGTGGTTTATATCATTTGTGTGattctttattatattaatttttcttacaaggggtatcaaatatgaaaatatttttattgtatattaattttattaataattggtatgaagatttaatatttttttatttccactaAAACTgacttgaaaaattaataataattcaattttaaacattttaatttgttttaaaataaatagaaatataataatttactatttattaattaggcgaaaataaaatttaaatcattgaaaaatatattttcaagctTAAGATATCATgcaaaaacaattaaaatactttatgtttatttaatattgtttatatacaGCAGCTATGTtgtaaaacttttcaaatatttatgaagaaaacatgttttattaaattaatgggtacatattatgaaaaacaatatataatcaaatttcaccaaaaaaatgaaatcatttaTCACTATAATGGgtagaattatcaaaatatcactAATAAAACAACTAAAATGCAGTacaaatttaaacttttatcaCTTTCACGAATTATGGCACTCATTTTTTATCACTTTCACGAATTATGGCACTCATTTTCAAGAACCCCATATAGAAGAAGCTGACGACACTATAAAAATTCGCTTATCATAacaatatgtataaataaaaaggacATGTTAGTTAGTCAGTCATTTAGTTGTCATATAattaaacgtaaattttattgttgggAATTTCTAAATGTAAAgtagtaaataaagtttttaaaagtgATTTTCCACCTTTGGTGATTTatttggcgcagtcagtaggatatttCGGGCCGAACATTCGATTTCATATTAACGATTTACCGAAATAAATCGAACACTTAGCTACATTGTTGAATTATTGTGGAGGATATTTGTGCAGTGAATTACCATATCTTTGGACTCCCCCGTCCACTGAGGACCTGTTCAAGCCGCTACCAACTATTAAACGAGATCTGGGACCCATATTGCCCAAAATCTGCGAGAATCCAGTTGAGTTCTCATAGCTAATAAGGCATGTTTAAAATCATCCTTTATGTTCTGTAAGTACAATTTATGAATTCTGAAGTAACTCGAGCatgcaataatttattattagaaaccACTAGTGACTCTAACCCGAGAAATTCAAGTGGTACAGTAAGTAATCAAATAGATATGGTGGTACAATCTTTCAAATGggaatattcaaattgtattCCTGATTTTGACGGAAATCCAAATGACTTGAATAGTTTATTTGTTGAACTCTATAATAGCAAAAATAAAGGGTAAAGCTTAGACAGTAATTAATATTCAAACATGTAATACTTGGAACGAATTGAAAGATGTCTTGATGAGAAACTTCTCGGATCATTGAGATGAAGTATGTCTAAATAGGGATCTCGTAATGCTAAGACAAAGTTCTAATGAAAGCCCACAATCATTTTACGATAAGTGCTagcaaattttgaatttactttGCAGTTATGTAAATTTACACGAAACTACAGAAGAAGGTAAACATTTGAAACGactattatatcaaaatttaactttcTGGGTTTAAAGAAACTACAATACGTTGTATGAAACCAACTTCGTTAAGCGAAGCAATGCAATTTGTTTTACAAGAGGAAAACGCGcactatttacaaaattcatcgAGAAATAATCATAGAACACAACATTTTAAACATAACTCGAGACCAATGTATGATTTCAAACCTAATTATTAACCACCTATTCAAAATcagtatagaaattttaattcgCCCAGTTCCAATTCACAAACATTCAATTCTCAAACTCCGAATAATTTCCCTTCACAACCAATCCCAATTAATTCAAGAACtacacataaaaatttttctagagCCTCACAAGTTTTCAACAGGCACAATCAAAATGTAAACGTCTTCAGGCCAAATCCGAACGCAAACTTACCCATGTCCATTAGCGCACAAGCTACCGCTCCAAATATCCAAAATCAACCAATATATAAAAGGCCGCCGCcatctacaaataattttatacaatgtaAAGGGCCGAAATGTACTTCTGAAGaattatatcttcttcttcttcctgctgtgtataggcatcattgcttgtttttcttcacgtcattgcctctgttcagtcacctgggaggttgtcactccatcttttcctaggtcttccaaggcggcttctttgtcctgctggtgatttgtccctt
This genomic interval from Diorhabda sublineata isolate icDioSubl1.1 chromosome 7, icDioSubl1.1, whole genome shotgun sequence contains the following:
- the LOC130446604 gene encoding NADH dehydrogenase [ubiquinone] 1 beta subcomplex subunit 2, mitochondrial-like; amino-acid sequence: MLISRGLTTIKTLKNLRTNPVNQIVRHGGHSVNYRSGAPPASKNLIYVAEGVQGFMWWWILWHLWTEPDHILGEFPYPDPTKWTNEELGIPSE
- the LOC130446733 gene encoding 3-oxoacyl-[acyl-carrier-protein] reductase FabG-like produces the protein MAFAGKVILITGASSGIGAATAKQFAGLGATLALAGRNMDNLKQVASDCSTKSIPLLLTGELTNEKDTKAIVDKTIEHFGKLDVLINNAGILETGTIETTTLDQYDRLMNTNVRSMYHLSMLAVPHLIKSKGSIVNVSSVNGLRAFPGVLAYCMSKAAVDQFTRCVALELAPKQVRVNCVNPGVTITNLHKRGGMNQEQYEAFLKKTQETHALGRPGKPEEVARTIIFLASEDSSFITGATVPVDGGRHAMCPR
- the LOC130446442 gene encoding GATA zinc finger domain-containing protein 1, which codes for MPSKGPLVCLKCETNESPLWKNAENLGAICLDCINEAKDNLKTELENDDEPDTKISKRKLRATRSYRTRLNPFAVPKISAPKTRGRRALLKKTPVKAPTAVATTVTSEWVFYKGHYIQVGDIVSLKDSEGDKYYAQIKALMTDQYCNKSAVITWLLPTQESPPPNETFDAATYIIGPEEDISRNLESMEFVMHAPSDYYKSRNTPYPSPYATAEPGYIWASIDSLKSIG